A region of the Methanobacteriaceae archaeon genome:
CAGCACCGTGGAACATAGCTTGAGCTAATTTTCCTAATGCAACTTTTCCTGAAGGTAAGAATACAATACATCTTAATCCTGCACGTGCTGCATAAGCGGATAATGATGCGGAAGTATTTCCAGTTGAAGCACAACCAACAGTGCCAACACCTAATTCCATTGCTTTGGTCATACCTACAGTCATTCCTCTGTCTTTGAAACTTCCAGTTGGGTTTGAACCTTCTACTTTAACGTATAAGTTTACTCCAAGTTCTTCACCTAATTTATCACATTTACAAAATGGAGTTCCACCTTCTTCAAGAGAAACAATTTTATTTTCGTCTACAGGAATGCATTCTTTGAATTTCCATAAGGTGTCTTTTCTACCGTCGAAAATATCTTTAGAAACATCAATTTCGTTAACGAGTTCAAGTACAGATCCACATTTTTCACAAGTGTAGATTACTTCATCATCATCATATTCTTGTCCACATGAAACACATCTTATCATATTATCACTTATTTTATTTTTAAAATTATTCTTATAAAAAATTAACTTTATAGTAAAGTATCAGCAATTTCACGAGCTTCAACTTGTTTTTCTTTTAAATCTTGCATGAATTTTTCCATTAGCCCAGCAGTTCTTACTTTACAATCTCCACAGCGTAAAGTTCCATCTAAACATTCATGTCTGATTTTTTCAAGTTCACTGTCATCATCAATAAAGTGGTATAACAACATTTCATAAATTACACACTTATCGACTTCTCCACCTAATTCCTGCTGTTCTTTAAGACTTTCCCTACCACCGGTTTTAGCAGATTTAACTTTTTTAACTGCATCTTTTATTTCATCATTAAGATAAATTGCAGTAGATGGTTTGGAACTGCTCATTTTATCTCCGGTTAATCCGGTTAAGAACCTGTGGTAAGTAGATGCAGGAGTTAAGAATCCTAAATCTTCATGAAGTTTTTGAGCAATATCTCTTGTTAATCTGATATGAGGGTCTTGGTCGATTCCTACTGGAACTACAACCTTTTTTGGACCTCCAAACTCTTCAATTTGAGGAAGAAGGATATCTGCAACCTGTACTAAAGGTGCTTGGATATGAGCAATATTTGTTGATGGAGTAAATCCATAAATAGCTTTAAGCTGATTGAAATTGGTTTTACTGGATGCTTTAAAAGCCAAGTCCTGAAGAGCTTTGTTTTGTGATTGTAAATATACATTCACATTATCTTTTTCTAAATCAAGACCTAATGCTATCCAGTTTGTTAAGTATTCATTTACTGCTATTTCACGGCCTTTTTCAAAACTCATTCCACGAGCAGCATATGATTCCAAATCTGCAATAGGTAAAGATAACATTGCTCCTTTTTCCTGATACCATTTTAACTGGTCAACAATCATTTTATGACCAATATGCATTTGACCACTTGGCATCATACCCGTTACAACAGCAAAATCTTTATTTTGAGCTATTAATTTATTAATCTCATTAAATTCTCTGTGCCCAAATATAACTCCTCTTTTCATTAATCTTTGAGGATTTTCAATTTCACTTAATATGTCTGAAACTTTCGCAATACCAAATTGATTAACCAACTTATCATAATCTAAACTAAATGATGCCCATGGATCTATTAAATCCGCCACATTATCACCAACAATTCCATTAAATTAAATTATTAATTAAAAATTATTATAATAAATAAATAAAACTATAAAAATATAATAGATTCCTTTAATTAAATTAAGGTCTAGTCCATTCGATATTATAGTATGTAATATCAAAATCATCATCAACAATAGCTAACAACAATTTTTTGTTAACACCGTGAGAAACTCTGACATAACTTGCAAAATCAAGAGCATTAATTTCATAATTTTCAAAAATAATTTTAACCAAATAATCTGAATGTCCTTGACCAGGTCCTCTTCCACGGTTATACAATCTAAAATCAGACCCATATTTAAAACCAGTCTTGATTACATACCCACGGTCTTTTAAATCACGATAAACAACATATTTTCCAAAAAAGTCCTGTTCTTTTAAAAGATCAATGATATAGCCGACACTACACTCGACATCATCTTCATAAATATCCAAACGACCTTTTTCTAACAAGTAACAAGCTTCAATTAAAGAAAGATTTAATGAATCAGATTCAATTTTACCAAAAAGACTTTTTTCATGTAAAGCAATTGGTCTTTTACTTCCTTCTTCAATTTTAATAGATACAATATCATTTGATAAATTACCACGCATTAAAACACCGTAAAAAGAAATAAATTATATTTAATGATAATTAATATGAAATAGATATTATATATATTTTTTTAAAAAAAGGAGTCTGTAAAATTTTATAGGCTTATTTGATTTTAAATTTTTTACAGTTGAAGTTTCACTTCGATGAAAATTCGTTCTAATTTTTCTTTAATTTAAATTTTAATGGCTAAAAAATAGTAAATTACTTAAATAAGTGAGGACAAATAATATTTTATGACCAAACAAAAGATATTTGCCCTCAATAGTAATTTAGACTTCATACAACTTAAACTTTACGATTTTTCTGATGAAAAAATTG
Encoded here:
- the endA gene encoding tRNA-intron lyase, coding for MRGNLSNDIVSIKIEEGSKRPIALHEKSLFGKIESDSLNLSLIEACYLLEKGRLDIYEDDVECSVGYIIDLLKEQDFFGKYVVYRDLKDRGYVIKTGFKYGSDFRLYNRGRGPGQGHSDYLVKIIFENYEINALDFASYVRVSHGVNKKLLLAIVDDDFDITYYNIEWTRP
- a CDS encoding tryptophan--tRNA ligase encodes the protein MADLIDPWASFSLDYDKLVNQFGIAKVSDILSEIENPQRLMKRGVIFGHREFNEINKLIAQNKDFAVVTGMMPSGQMHIGHKMIVDQLKWYQEKGAMLSLPIADLESYAARGMSFEKGREIAVNEYLTNWIALGLDLEKDNVNVYLQSQNKALQDLAFKASSKTNFNQLKAIYGFTPSTNIAHIQAPLVQVADILLPQIEEFGGPKKVVVPVGIDQDPHIRLTRDIAQKLHEDLGFLTPASTYHRFLTGLTGDKMSSSKPSTAIYLNDEIKDAVKKVKSAKTGGRESLKEQQELGGEVDKCVIYEMLLYHFIDDDSELEKIRHECLDGTLRCGDCKVRTAGLMEKFMQDLKEKQVEAREIADTLL